From the genome of Acidobacteriota bacterium, one region includes:
- a CDS encoding 30S ribosomal protein S12 — protein MPTFNQLVKSGRKRMRVRTASPALQSCPQKRGVCTRVYTTTPKKPNSALRKVARVRLTNGIEVTAYIPGVGHNLQEHSIVLIRGGRVKDLPGVRYHIIRGTLDTAGVANRKQGRSKYGAKKPKSS, from the coding sequence GTGCCCACATTTAATCAATTAGTGAAATCAGGCCGCAAGCGGATGCGCGTCCGCACCGCGAGCCCGGCGTTGCAATCGTGTCCGCAGAAGCGCGGCGTCTGCACGCGCGTTTATACCACGACGCCGAAGAAGCCGAACTCCGCGTTGCGCAAAGTGGCGCGCGTACGGCTGACCAACGGCATTGAGGTAACGGCGTACATTCCAGGCGTGGGACACAACCTGCAGGAGCACTCGATTGTGCTGATCCGCGGCGGTCGCGTGAAGGATCTTCCCGGCGTGCGCTATCACATTATCCGCGGCACACTGGACACGGCCGGCGTCGCCAATCGCAAGCAGGGCCGCTCCAAGTACGGAGCCAAAAAGCCCAAGTCGTCCTAA